In a single window of the Chloroflexota bacterium genome:
- a CDS encoding carbohydrate kinase family protein translates to MKPEVVGLGAMNLDRLLRVEKIVREGEAPVEGMLLAPGGSAANTIYALARLGVATGFIGAVGDDEEGRRLIADLEGQGVDTSHIAVKPGVPTGTIFGLVDKKGHRSLY, encoded by the coding sequence ATGAAGCCTGAAGTGGTGGGCCTGGGGGCCATGAACCTGGACCGCCTCCTCCGGGTGGAAAAGATTGTCCGGGAGGGGGAGGCCCCCGTCGAGGGGATGCTCCTGGCCCCGGGGGGCTCGGCGGCTAACACCATCTACGCCCTGGCCCGCCTGGGGGTGGCCACTGGCTTCATCGGAGCGGTGGGGGATGACGAGGAGGGCCGAAGGCTCATCGCCGACCTGGAGGGACAGGGGGTGGATACCAGCCACATAGCCGTTAAGCCCGGCGTCCCCACCGGCACCATCTTTGGCCTGGTGGACAAGAAGGGCCACCGCTCCCTTTATG
- a CDS encoding phosphoglycerate transporter: protein MLRLGWLSTGRDQAARDLLETVWEAIGRGEVKAEIAFVFSNREPGEAGESDLFFGLVKGYKIPLLTLSSSSFGISGPSRRLEYDRKVMGKLRRFKPDLLVLAGYMLILGEEMCQRYPMINLHPAAPGGPKGTWQEVIWQLIRARARASGVMMHLVTPELDEGPPLTFCTYSLRGARFDPLWKEVEKLPWEEVRARGEDLPLFQAIREEGLKREFPLIVATLRALGEGRVKIEGGRVLDRQDRAIPGHNLTAEIEKALAGKPG from the coding sequence ATGCTCAGGCTGGGGTGGCTCTCCACGGGCAGGGACCAGGCCGCCAGGGACCTCTTAGAAACGGTGTGGGAGGCCATAGGGCGGGGCGAGGTCAAAGCGGAAATAGCCTTTGTCTTCTCTAACCGGGAGCCGGGGGAGGCTGGGGAGAGCGACCTGTTCTTTGGGCTGGTGAAAGGCTACAAGATACCCCTCCTCACCCTTTCCTCCTCCAGCTTTGGCATCTCCGGTCCTTCCCGGAGGCTGGAATACGATAGGAAGGTGATGGGGAAGCTGAGGCGTTTCAAACCGGACCTCCTGGTCCTGGCGGGCTATATGCTCATCCTGGGGGAGGAGATGTGCCAGCGCTACCCCATGATAAACCTCCACCCCGCCGCCCCCGGAGGCCCCAAGGGGACCTGGCAAGAGGTCATCTGGCAGCTCATCCGGGCAAGGGCGCGGGCCTCGGGGGTGATGATGCACCTGGTGACCCCCGAGCTGGACGAGGGGCCACCGCTGACCTTTTGCACCTATTCCCTGCGGGGGGCGAGGTTTGACCCGTTGTGGAAGGAGGTTGAGAAACTCCCCTGGGAGGAGGTCCGGGCCAGGGGAGAAGACCTGCCCCTCTTCCAGGCCATCAGGGAGGAGGGGCTCAAAAGGGAGTTCCCCCTCATCGTGGCTACCCTGCGGGCCCTGGGGGAGGGGAGGGTGAAGATAGAGGGGGGGCGGGTCCTGGACCGGCAGGACAGGGCTATCCCTGGCCATAATCTCACGGCGGAGATAGAAAAGGCCCTGGCCGGGAAGCCGGGATGA
- a CDS encoding PHP domain-containing protein: MLRADLHLHTCYSPDCRLPLRELLRRCGEVGIDCLAVTDHGTIEGALRVREMAPFSVIVGEEVMTREGEVLGLFMEKTVPSGLTAAQTVELIREQGGLAGVPHPFDRFYRSCLRRDTLLDLLPQLQFIEAFNARSLFHRDQAQAFAQSHGLLMTAGSDAHTLGEVGRAYVEMPPFQGPQGFLESLAKAKIGGGTTSLWVHFLGPWQKFLKALGR, encoded by the coding sequence TTGCTCCGGGCGGACCTGCACCTCCATACCTGCTACTCGCCTGACTGCCGCCTCCCCCTCCGGGAGCTCCTGCGGCGCTGTGGGGAGGTGGGGATAGACTGCCTGGCGGTTACTGACCATGGGACCATAGAGGGGGCCCTGAGGGTGAGGGAGATGGCCCCCTTCTCGGTCATTGTGGGCGAGGAGGTGATGACCAGGGAAGGGGAAGTCCTGGGCCTCTTCATGGAGAAGACTGTCCCCTCCGGCCTCACCGCCGCCCAGACCGTGGAACTCATCCGCGAGCAGGGGGGGCTGGCCGGGGTCCCCCACCCCTTTGACCGCTTCTACCGCTCATGCCTACGGCGGGATACCTTGCTGGACCTCCTCCCCCAGCTCCAGTTTATAGAGGCCTTCAATGCCCGCTCCCTTTTTCACCGGGACCAGGCCCAGGCCTTTGCCCAGAGCCATGGCCTCCTCATGACGGCGGGGAGCGATGCCCACACCCTCGGGGAGGTGGGCCGGGCCTATGTGGAGATGCCGCCCTTCCAGGGCCCTCAGGGATTCCTGGAGTCCCTGGCCAAGGCGAAGATTGGGGGGGGCACCACCTCCCTCTGGGTGCACTTCCTGGGCCCGTGGCAGAAGTTCCTCAAAGCCCTGGGGCGCTGA
- the efp gene encoding elongation factor P, with translation MIDTGEIRRGSTIEIDGKLYQVVDFHHIKVGRGSAQVRMKLRDLREGHTIERVVQAGTKFILARLERRPMQYLYHDGDLYFLMDQETFEQTPLPKAHLEEALPYLKEGHGLELLLYKEAPVGVELPSAVELKVEDTGPAYKGDTAQGGRKPARLETGLTIQVPLHISPGDTIKVDTRTGEYLEKVS, from the coding sequence ATGATTGACACCGGAGAAATCCGCCGCGGGAGCACTATTGAGATAGATGGGAAGCTCTACCAGGTGGTGGACTTCCACCATATCAAGGTGGGGCGGGGCTCCGCCCAGGTGAGGATGAAGCTCCGGGACCTTCGGGAGGGGCACACCATCGAGCGCGTGGTCCAGGCGGGGACCAAGTTCATCCTGGCCCGCCTGGAGCGCCGGCCCATGCAATACCTCTACCATGATGGGGACCTCTACTTCTTGATGGACCAGGAGACCTTTGAGCAGACCCCTCTGCCCAAGGCTCACCTGGAGGAGGCCCTGCCCTACCTCAAGGAAGGCCACGGCCTGGAGCTTCTCCTCTACAAGGAGGCGCCCGTAGGGGTGGAGCTGCCCTCGGCGGTGGAGCTGAAGGTGGAGGACACAGGCCCTGCCTATAAAGGGGATACTGCCCAGGGCGGCCGCAAGCCGGCCCGGCTGGAGACCGGCCTTACCATCCAGGTCCCCCTCCACATCAGCCCGGGGGACACCATCAAGGTGGATACCAGGACCGGCGAGTATCTGGAGAAGGTGAGCTAG
- a CDS encoding cobalamin B12-binding domain-containing protein, whose product MKEKVRVLIAKAGLDGHDRGAKVVARALRDAGMEVIYTGIHQTPEMVVQAAAQEDVDVVGLSILSGAHLELLPQIMEGLKKKGRDDVIVVVGGIIPEEDIPRLKALGIAEVFGPGTPTPQIVQFITEAVKRRREG is encoded by the coding sequence GTGAAGGAAAAGGTCCGGGTGCTGATAGCCAAGGCGGGCCTGGATGGGCACGACCGGGGGGCCAAGGTGGTGGCCCGGGCCCTCCGGGACGCCGGGATGGAGGTCATCTACACCGGCATACACCAGACCCCGGAGATGGTGGTCCAGGCCGCCGCCCAGGAGGACGTGGACGTGGTGGGGCTCTCCATCCTCTCCGGTGCCCACCTTGAGCTTCTCCCCCAGATAATGGAGGGGCTGAAGAAGAAGGGCAGAGATGATGTGATAGTGGTAGTGGGGGGCATCATCCCCGAGGAAGATATCCCCCGGCTCAAGGCCCTGGGCATAGCCGAGGTCTTCGGTCCCGGCACCCCCACCCCCCAGATTGTCCAGTTCATCACGGAAGCGGTGAAAAGAAGGCGGGAAGGGTAA
- the mce gene encoding methylmalonyl-CoA epimerase produces the protein MIKKIHHVSVVVRNLEEALKLYEGLFGLRPEKIEALPEQGVRVALLPVGGSEIELVEPLDPNSGVGRFLESRGEGLHHICLEVDDVDRELVELEKKGVRLIDKKGRSGLVGKVAFIHPEATRGVLIELAQKV, from the coding sequence ATGATTAAGAAAATTCACCATGTTTCGGTAGTGGTAAGAAACCTGGAAGAGGCCCTGAAGCTCTATGAGGGCCTCTTCGGCCTCAGGCCGGAGAAGATAGAGGCTCTCCCGGAGCAGGGGGTGAGGGTGGCCCTCCTCCCCGTGGGGGGCTCGGAGATTGAGCTTGTTGAGCCGCTGGACCCCAACAGCGGGGTGGGCCGGTTCCTGGAGAGCCGGGGGGAGGGGCTGCACCATATCTGTCTTGAGGTGGACGATGTGGACCGGGAGCTGGTGGAGCTTGAGAAAAAGGGGGTCCGGCTTATAGACAAGAAGGGGAGGTCGGGTCTGGTGGGGAAGGTGGCCTTCATTCATCCTGAGGCTACCCGGGGCGTGCTCATAGAGCTGGCCCAGAAGGTGTAG
- a CDS encoding methylmalonyl-CoA mutase family protein, whose product MSQSRAEWEEASLKPFLKRFPARQARFTTPSGLEVHPLYTPEDVRPDYYSIGFPGEYPFTRGIQPTMYRGRLWTMRQYAGFASAEESNKRYKYLLSQGQTGLSIAFDLPTQMGYDSDHPLARGEAGKVGVPISSLADMEALFHDIPLDQVSTSMTINATAPILLAMYIALARKQGIGPEVLEGTIQNDILKEYVARGNYIFPPRPSMRLTVDILEYSARHLPRWNPISISGYHMREAGATATQELGFTLAHGIAYVQAAMERGLEVDSFAGRLSFFFASHNNLFEEVAKFRAARRLWARTMKERFGAKGPRSWMLRFHTQTAGSTLTAQQPHNNIVRTAIQALAAVLGGTQSLHTNSWDEAYATPSEEAVTIALRTQQVLAHESGVADTADPLGGSYLVESLTDRIEAEARKYIERIDSLGGAVAAIEQGFEQREIQEASYRYQQEMEKGERVVVGVNKFVSPFPKIMGTLRVSPQDQQRQLARLAEVKAKRDQAKAQAALKRLEDVARSGENTMPAILEAVEAYCTLGEICAVLRAVFGTQQELLVL is encoded by the coding sequence ATGAGCCAGAGCCGGGCTGAGTGGGAGGAGGCCAGCCTCAAGCCCTTCCTTAAGCGCTTCCCGGCAAGACAGGCCCGGTTCACCACTCCCTCGGGCCTGGAGGTCCACCCCCTCTATACCCCGGAGGATGTCAGGCCCGACTATTACTCCATCGGCTTCCCGGGAGAGTACCCCTTCACCCGGGGCATCCAGCCCACCATGTACAGGGGGCGCCTCTGGACCATGCGGCAGTATGCCGGCTTTGCCTCCGCCGAGGAGTCCAACAAGCGCTATAAATACCTCCTGTCCCAGGGCCAGACGGGGTTGTCCATCGCCTTTGACCTGCCCACCCAGATGGGCTATGACTCCGACCACCCCCTGGCCCGGGGTGAGGCGGGGAAGGTGGGGGTCCCCATCTCCTCCCTGGCCGATATGGAGGCCCTCTTCCACGACATCCCCCTGGACCAGGTCTCCACATCTATGACCATCAATGCCACCGCCCCTATCTTACTGGCCATGTATATCGCCCTGGCCAGAAAACAGGGGATAGGCCCCGAAGTCCTGGAGGGCACCATCCAGAACGATATCCTCAAGGAGTATGTGGCCCGGGGCAACTATATTTTCCCCCCCAGGCCCTCCATGAGGCTCACGGTGGACATCCTGGAATACAGCGCCCGGCATCTCCCCCGCTGGAACCCCATCAGCATCAGCGGCTATCACATGAGAGAGGCCGGCGCTACGGCCACCCAGGAACTGGGCTTCACCCTGGCCCACGGCATTGCCTATGTCCAGGCGGCCATGGAGCGGGGGCTGGAGGTGGACAGCTTCGCCGGCCGTCTCTCTTTCTTCTTCGCCTCCCACAATAATCTCTTTGAGGAGGTGGCCAAGTTCCGGGCCGCCCGGAGGCTCTGGGCCCGGACAATGAAGGAGAGGTTCGGGGCCAAAGGCCCCCGCTCGTGGATGCTGCGCTTTCATACCCAGACGGCTGGCTCCACCCTCACGGCCCAGCAGCCCCATAACAACATTGTCCGCACCGCTATCCAGGCCCTGGCGGCGGTCCTGGGGGGGACCCAGTCCCTCCACACCAACTCCTGGGACGAGGCCTATGCTACTCCAAGCGAGGAGGCGGTGACCATCGCCCTCCGCACCCAGCAGGTCCTGGCCCACGAAAGCGGGGTGGCCGACACCGCCGACCCCCTGGGGGGAAGCTATCTGGTGGAGTCCCTTACCGACAGGATAGAGGCGGAGGCCCGCAAATACATAGAGCGGATAGACTCCCTGGGCGGGGCGGTGGCCGCTATTGAGCAGGGCTTTGAGCAAAGGGAAATCCAGGAGGCATCCTACCGATACCAGCAGGAAATGGAGAAGGGGGAGAGGGTGGTGGTGGGGGTGAACAAGTTCGTTTCCCCCTTCCCCAAAATCATGGGCACCCTGCGGGTCAGCCCCCAGGACCAGCAGCGCCAGCTCGCCCGGCTGGCGGAGGTGAAGGCAAAGAGGGACCAGGCAAAGGCCCAGGCCGCCTTGAAGCGCCTGGAGGATGTGGCCCGGAGCGGGGAAAACACCATGCCCGCCATTCTGGAGGCGGTGGAGGCCTACTGCACCCTGGGGGAAATCTGCGCTGTCCTGAGGGCCGTCTTCGGCACCCAGCAGGAGCTCCTGGTCCTTTAG
- a CDS encoding superoxide dismutase produces the protein MPWIAKELKPAKELTGISKKQIEQHHDVLYRGYVNKLNEIESKLTTAPPAEANATYSLIRELKREEVFATQAIRLHEGYFGNLGGDGVPKGIVLDLIREDLGSCEKWEEEFRALGIAARGWVVLAFDWADKKLRNYLSDIHSDGVWACSPLLILDVYEHAYFIDYGTGRKAYIEAFMKSINWDVVNQRVKDLNLVEHRRKKA, from the coding sequence ATGCCCTGGATAGCTAAGGAGCTCAAGCCCGCCAAAGAACTCACCGGTATCTCCAAAAAGCAGATTGAACAGCACCACGATGTCCTCTACAGGGGGTATGTCAACAAGCTCAATGAGATCGAATCCAAGCTCACCACCGCCCCCCCGGCGGAGGCCAATGCTACCTACAGCCTTATCCGGGAGCTGAAGAGGGAGGAGGTCTTTGCCACCCAGGCCATTAGGCTCCATGAGGGCTACTTTGGGAACCTGGGCGGGGACGGTGTCCCAAAGGGGATCGTCCTGGACCTGATTAGGGAGGACCTCGGCTCCTGCGAGAAGTGGGAGGAGGAGTTCCGGGCCCTGGGCATCGCCGCCAGGGGCTGGGTGGTCCTGGCCTTTGACTGGGCCGACAAGAAGCTCCGCAACTACCTCTCTGATATCCACTCCGACGGCGTCTGGGCCTGTTCCCCCCTGCTTATCCTGGATGTCTATGAGCACGCCTACTTCATAGACTACGGCACGGGGAGGAAGGCCTATATCGAGGCCTTCATGAAGAGCATCAACTGGGATGTGGTCAACCAGAGGGTCAAGGACCTCAACCTTGTGGAGCATCGCCGGAAGAAGGCCTAG
- the ruvB gene encoding Holliday junction branch migration DNA helicase RuvB, with amino-acid sequence MERLVSAKPTTEDQAFEASLRPRRLAEFIGQEKVKENLKIAVEAAQKRKEPLDHILLFGPPGLGKTTLAYIIAAEMAVSIRPSSGPAIERAGDLAAILTGLKRDDILFIDEVHRLGRMVEEVLYPALEDFALDLVVGKGPGARSLRLTLPPFTLIGATTRFALLSSPLRERFGAVYRLDFYDEPAIASIIRRSARVLKVEIEEGGVEELAKRARGTPRVANRLLKRVRDYAQVRAKGVITRKVAQEALARLEVDHTGLDEVDRKVLLTIIEKFEGGPVGLETIAAAISEEPDTIMDVYEPYLLQLGFLERTPRGRLATRLAYQHLCLPYKKEAQPGLFSTTEGGSDGASKP; translated from the coding sequence ATGGAGCGGCTGGTATCGGCCAAGCCCACCACCGAGGACCAGGCCTTTGAGGCTTCCCTCCGCCCCCGCCGGCTTGCCGAGTTCATCGGGCAGGAGAAGGTCAAGGAGAACCTGAAAATCGCCGTTGAGGCGGCCCAGAAGCGGAAGGAGCCCCTGGACCATATCCTCCTCTTCGGCCCCCCCGGCCTGGGCAAGACCACCCTGGCCTATATCATCGCCGCCGAGATGGCGGTGAGCATCCGTCCATCCTCCGGCCCCGCCATAGAGAGGGCCGGCGATCTGGCCGCCATCCTCACCGGCCTCAAGAGGGATGATATCCTCTTCATTGACGAGGTCCACCGCCTGGGCAGGATGGTGGAGGAGGTGCTCTATCCCGCCCTGGAGGACTTTGCCCTGGACCTGGTGGTGGGCAAGGGGCCGGGGGCTCGCAGCCTCCGCCTCACCCTTCCCCCCTTCACCCTCATTGGGGCCACCACCCGCTTTGCCCTCCTCAGCTCCCCCCTACGGGAGCGCTTCGGTGCCGTTTACCGCCTGGACTTCTACGATGAGCCGGCCATAGCCTCCATCATCCGCCGCTCTGCCCGGGTGCTGAAGGTGGAGATAGAGGAAGGCGGAGTGGAGGAGCTGGCAAAAAGGGCACGGGGCACCCCCCGGGTGGCCAACCGCCTCTTGAAGAGGGTGCGGGACTATGCCCAGGTGAGGGCCAAGGGGGTCATCACCCGGAAGGTGGCCCAGGAGGCCCTGGCCCGGCTGGAGGTGGACCATACCGGCCTGGACGAGGTTGACCGGAAGGTGCTGTTGACCATTATTGAGAAGTTTGAGGGGGGACCGGTGGGGCTGGAGACTATCGCCGCCGCCATCTCCGAGGAGCCGGATACCATTATGGATGTCTACGAGCCCTACCTGCTTCAACTGGGCTTCCTGGAGAGGACCCCCCGGGGACGGCTGGCCACCCGCCTGGCCTACCAGCATTTGTGCCTGCCCTACAAAAAGGAAGCCCAGCCGGGCCTTTTCTCAACCACGGAGGGAGGCTCCGATGGAGCTTCAAAGCCATAG
- a CDS encoding SBBP repeat-containing protein has protein sequence MMGSAGNSLARVAGVLLFLALAGCGSRTPVTPTPTPVASFTPTRTPTSTPTPTSPPTPAATPTPTSTPTAAPVPFAAWTRNVGSPEWDRGNAAAVGGSGNIIVAGATQGALPGQTSAGSWDMFAQEFTPAGVDLRAYQSGSSGSDGALAMAVDGSENVILVGHTDGSLPGQTNIGLDDAFVRKLSPSGAELWTRQFGSSEPDWAFGVTTDGSGNIIVAGGADATLPGQTSAGLEDAFLRKFSPAGAELWTRQFGSTATDRANVVAVDGSGNIIVAGYTYGTLPGQTSAGLEDAFVRKFSPEGAELWTHQFGSTDSDRAFGVAADGSGNIFVAGYTWGTLPGQTHAGSWDAFVRKLSPAGAELWTHQFGTSLADEAFGIAVDKTGNAFVAGITEGTLPGQTSAGAHDAFVRKLSPSGAELWTRQFGTSQSDPVTSVAVDGSGNIIVVGHTYGAFPGQTNAGSWDAFVVRLNEPLAPRPGG, from the coding sequence ATGATGGGTAGTGCGGGCAATTCTCTGGCCAGGGTGGCCGGGGTGCTCCTCTTCCTCGCCCTGGCAGGATGCGGCTCTCGCACTCCTGTCACCCCCACCCCGACACCCGTGGCCAGTTTCACACCAACACGCACTCCAACATCCACGCCCACTCCAACATCCCCGCCTACTCCAGCAGCCACGCCCACCCCAACATCCACGCCCACGGCTGCACCTGTTCCCTTTGCAGCCTGGACCCGCAATGTCGGCTCCCCCGAATGGGATAGAGGTAATGCGGCAGCGGTGGGCGGGTCAGGAAACATCATCGTGGCAGGTGCTACACAGGGTGCCCTGCCCGGCCAGACCTCGGCTGGCTCCTGGGATATGTTTGCGCAGGAATTCACCCCGGCGGGCGTCGACCTGCGGGCCTACCAGTCTGGCTCCTCCGGTTCGGACGGGGCTTTGGCGATGGCGGTGGACGGGTCAGAAAATGTCATCCTGGTGGGCCACACAGATGGCAGCCTGCCCGGGCAGACCAATATCGGCTTGGACGACGCCTTTGTGCGGAAGCTCAGCCCCTCGGGAGCCGAACTGTGGACCCGCCAGTTTGGCTCATCCGAGCCGGACTGGGCTTTCGGGGTGACGACGGATGGGTCAGGAAATATCATCGTGGCAGGCGGTGCAGATGCCACCCTGCCCGGCCAGACCTCGGCTGGTCTTGAGGATGCCTTCCTGCGGAAGTTCAGCCCGGCCGGAGCCGAGCTGTGGACACGGCAGTTCGGCTCCACCGCCACAGATAGGGCTAATGTGGTGGCGGTAGATGGGTCAGGAAACATCATCGTGGCAGGCTACACGTATGGCACCCTGCCCGGCCAGACCTCGGCTGGTCTTGAGGATGCCTTTGTGCGGAAGTTCAGCCCGGAGGGCGCCGAGCTGTGGACCCACCAGTTTGGCTCCACCGATTCAGATAGGGCTTTTGGGGTGGCGGCGGATGGGTCAGGGAACATCTTCGTGGCAGGCTACACGTGGGGCACCTTGCCCGGCCAGACTCATGCTGGCTCCTGGGATGCCTTTGTGCGGAAGCTCAGCCCGGCCGGAGCCGAGCTGTGGACCCACCAGTTCGGAACCTCACTTGCAGATGAGGCTTTCGGGATAGCCGTGGACAAGACAGGAAACGCCTTCGTGGCGGGCATCACAGAGGGTACCCTGCCCGGCCAGACCTCGGCTGGCGCCCACGATGCCTTTGTGCGGAAGCTCAGCCCCTCGGGAGCCGAGCTGTGGACCCGCCAGTTCGGAACCTCCCAGTCAGACCCGGTTACTTCGGTGGCGGTGGATGGGTCAGGAAATATCATCGTGGTAGGCCATACCTATGGCGCCTTCCCCGGCCAGACCAACGCTGGCTCCTGGGATGCCTTCGTCGTCCGCCTGAACGAACCCCTCGCTCCCAGGCCGGGTGGCTAA
- a CDS encoding epoxyqueuosine reductase QueH: MANLLLHTCCGPCATYTLEHWRKEGLELSAFWFNPNIHPYLEHQRRFQALEQFLKGAGVPLFQDPGYEMVKFIRRLVGKEGQRCGQCFHLRLGRVAETAKEQGLDAFSTTLLISPYQDHELLKAAGEEVAREKGIRFLYADLRPHFSESRRLSKELGLYRQNYCGCIYSEYERFSGIRLTQITDSLKEEG, encoded by the coding sequence GTGGCTAACCTCCTCCTCCATACCTGCTGCGGCCCCTGCGCCACCTATACGCTGGAGCACTGGAGGAAGGAAGGCCTGGAGCTCTCGGCTTTCTGGTTCAACCCCAATATCCACCCTTACCTGGAGCACCAGCGGCGCTTTCAGGCCCTGGAACAGTTCCTGAAGGGAGCTGGGGTCCCCCTTTTTCAGGACCCCGGGTATGAGATGGTGAAGTTTATCCGCCGGCTGGTGGGGAAGGAGGGCCAGCGCTGCGGACAGTGCTTCCACCTCCGCCTGGGCCGGGTGGCGGAGACAGCCAAAGAGCAGGGCCTGGATGCCTTTAGCACCACCCTACTCATCTCCCCGTACCAGGACCACGAGCTCCTGAAGGCGGCGGGGGAGGAGGTGGCCAGGGAGAAGGGGATAAGATTCTTATATGCCGACCTCCGCCCCCATTTTTCCGAAAGCCGCCGCCTGAGCAAAGAGCTGGGCCTCTACCGCCAGAACTACTGTGGCTGTATCTACAGCGAATACGAGCGCTTTTCCGGAATAAGGCTCACCCAGATAACGGACTCCCTCAAGGAGGAAGGCTAA
- a CDS encoding RNA polymerase sigma factor — protein sequence MQDEEGLVSRAKNGDREAWGRLYEENFDRIYRFLAARSEGAMEAEDMTEQVFLKAYQSLDSFRWRGVGFAPWLFRIARNQAIDSQRRKGSEQKFLSNPPPPPEEKDPEALVEEKARLEEVLGHLPRLTPAQQEVIKLRFAAELSIQEVAQVLGKSPGAIKALQHAAIEALRQRLGYG from the coding sequence TTGCAGGATGAAGAGGGCCTGGTCAGTAGGGCCAAGAACGGGGACCGGGAGGCCTGGGGCAGGCTCTATGAGGAGAATTTTGACAGGATCTATCGCTTTCTGGCAGCGCGGTCGGAAGGGGCCATGGAGGCGGAGGATATGACGGAGCAGGTGTTCCTCAAGGCCTACCAGTCCCTGGATAGCTTCCGGTGGCGGGGGGTGGGGTTTGCTCCCTGGCTCTTCCGCATTGCCCGGAACCAGGCCATTGACAGCCAGAGGCGGAAGGGCTCGGAGCAGAAGTTCCTCTCCAATCCCCCTCCCCCGCCAGAGGAAAAGGACCCGGAGGCGCTGGTGGAGGAGAAGGCAAGGCTGGAGGAGGTCTTGGGCCACCTTCCCCGCCTCACTCCGGCCCAGCAGGAGGTTATAAAACTGCGCTTTGCCGCCGAGCTTTCCATTCAGGAAGTGGCCCAGGTGCTGGGGAAGAGCCCGGGGGCAATAAAGGCCCTCCAGCACGCTGCTATTGAGGCCCTGCGCCAGAGGCTTGGCTATGGATGA
- the rimI gene encoding ribosomal protein S18-alanine N-acetyltransferase: MSISVRAMTLADVDQVMEIEREAFPTQWPPTSFRRELQNRLAHYFVARDDKVKVGIPSSPQARRGWFWRLLRSQPPRGEAPLVVAVGGIWMLYDEAHVTTVAVREAYRRQGIAELLLIKAIERAQELGAGMMTLEVRVSNLAAQALYEKCGFRRLGVRRGYYSDNHEDGIIMTTDPFTSAPFQALFQRLKEDHTRRWGVRL; encoded by the coding sequence ATGTCTATTTCGGTGCGCGCAATGACTCTGGCCGATGTGGACCAGGTTATGGAGATAGAAAGGGAGGCCTTCCCCACCCAGTGGCCCCCCACCTCCTTCCGACGGGAACTGCAGAACCGCCTGGCCCATTACTTCGTCGCCAGGGACGATAAGGTCAAGGTGGGCATACCATCCAGCCCTCAAGCAAGAAGGGGCTGGTTCTGGCGCCTTCTCCGCAGCCAGCCCCCGCGGGGGGAGGCCCCCCTGGTGGTGGCGGTGGGGGGGATATGGATGCTCTATGATGAGGCCCACGTCACTACCGTGGCTGTAAGGGAAGCCTATCGCCGCCAGGGCATCGCCGAGCTACTCCTCATCAAGGCTATTGAGAGGGCCCAGGAGCTGGGGGCCGGGATGATGACCCTGGAGGTCAGGGTCTCCAACCTGGCCGCCCAGGCCCTGTATGAGAAATGCGGCTTCCGCCGGCTGGGGGTGCGGCGGGGATACTATTCCGATAACCACGAGGATGGCATCATCATGACCACCGACCCCTTTACCTCAGCCCCCTTCCAGGCCCTCTTCCAGCGCTTGAAGGAGGACCATACCCGCCGCTGGGGAGTTCGGCTATAG